The Oryza sativa Japonica Group chromosome 11, ASM3414082v1 DNA window TGCTGCTGCAGTTACCGTATGAATGGCACTGTGCTGATGTCTGACTAACTTGCTTCCAAGTAGATACAGTCACAGACAAGATGGCAAATCGGTCGCTGATCTTGATGCTGTTCAGGGAGAATTTTTGCATGACTACATGAGTGAGACAGCTACATTGTGTTCCTCTCATACCCTGATCCATGAACTAATCAAGATGCCCTCCTCCTGTTTTCTGATTGTATTGACAGCTACTTCTCTTTGTGATTTTGCAGATGTACTGCTGTTGACAACAACAATTCATCAGTCGGGATGCAATAAGTGAGACAAGCTATTTAATGCAATGAGCCCTTGAATATGATTAACAAATAAATGTGTTTTCTAACAAGAAACCTGAACAATTTTCTCATATTTACATCCTTCAAAGTAACCTATGTCCTATAACAGCCATCCATGAATCCACCTGTATTGCTGCTTATAATTTTACATGTAGTTTACCCTGAAGACAGCAGACTGCACAACAGTCACTTGCAGGATCTTAGCTAGGTAGATCATGATCTGTCTTGAATACGATGATTCTCCACATGCTTTTTCATTGTTTGGTTGTTAATTTCACCAGGAGGATTAACTTCAGATGATGGCAAGTTGTTATCCCCTTCCACTGATGGACTATATAATGTCCGATTCGACTGGTCAGGTTCATTTATAAGAACCTGAGATGTCCTTGGTGAATGCCCCGTGCCGACAAACAGGCAATTGCATTGATCTGACCTTGATGGTTCAGGGGAACATGGAGGTATTATCACTTCACTTGGTAGAGGAGACATTGTCTGCTTGCTATCAGGGTAGTCACACAATGAAATTCTACAAACCGGGCATGTTGAGTGCTGCATCAACCAAATATCTATGCACAACGCATGAAAATTGTGGCCACAGTAAGGAAGAATACGAAGTACGTCTTTCTCTTCATAGTCTGCAAGACAGACAACACACCTGCCAACAATGGAAGGAAATGATTCAGAATATAATATTGGTGTAATTGGGAAAATGCTAACAATCACCTATAGAAACACAAATCACAATTCAGATACTAGTAGTATTTATCAGAGTTGACAACAGTTTATCAACACTTTAACTATAAAATACAATCCCACAATGGATGATGCCAAACATGGAAACCTCTTATTTGATACAGCAAAACCACTATAGCGAATAGCGCcaatatgaatatatgattaACAGAAGCATCTCTGTAGCTTCTTTAGATACACATCGCACAACCAACCTAATCCAAGCTTCCATCCCATCAAGCACAGGTGAGGGTTTAACCTACTTGATGACAGTGCCTCATCCTTCCTCCTCGACTTATTCAACAGAACTTAATGTCTGCATTCTGTTATGTGATTGACCTAATGATCTTAGCTGTTTGGTAATAATTCGAGTTTTCAGGGATCTCACGATTCAATAGTCAATCTCCAATTAAACACAACAATCAACACTATGGTACTAAAAAAGTCATACTGTTTCTATTAGGCACTAACATCCACATGATAACTTATTTGATACTAAACAATCAATCAAAATACTCAAGGACAACGTCTTGGTACTTCAAACTTCATTGCAAGGCGGTGTTTTTTCTTCAGGATTTTAAGTAGCAGTTATCTATGACTGCCTTACCAAGAAGATATTAGGGGTTGGAGGCAACCACGTGCTTGCGAAACATTAAATTGGAAAATGTTGGGCAGGAGGCAATATTACCTTTTATGAAAATAAAAGGGAGTAAGTCTCAATTGTTGTTTCTCAGTTCAGGTCATCTATTATAAtcattaacaatatatacttGCAAATGATGTAAATTTGTAGAACCCAAATTCGCTCATACCGTTTAAGAAACTATTGCATTCAACAATAGAAACTGAATCATGTCATGTTGGCATATCCGCCCGGAGAATGACATACTCAGTACTAGTATGTTGAGAagaattcaaatttcaaataatatGTGAAGATTCGGCGCTCATAGAAGAACACCTAACGAACATAGATGCATGCTTCTATGCTAGTATCATCCATCGACTACGAAGAAGAGCTTCAC harbors:
- the LOC9271312 gene encoding putative RING-H2 finger protein ATL71; its protein translation is MASGVSTSMVLTLLGFCGSVLFIVFVCTRLACSLLRRHRRRRRARLPAASSHFLSSVYVVDHHRHLPPSGLDPATVAAFPTRAFLGAAPRGHASASSSSSSSDAAAQCVVCLADYEEKDVLRILPYCGHNFHALCIDIWLMQHSTCPVCRISLCDYPDSKQTMSPLPSEVIIPPCSPEPSRSDQCNCLFVGTGHSPRTSQVLINEPDQSNRTLYSPSVEGDNNLPSSEVNPPGEINNQTMKKHVENHRIQDRS